The sequence below is a genomic window from Campylobacter concisus.
ATCGATGTGAAAAGAGCTTTAACTAAAATTTTTGACAAACAAAAACACGAAGAGATCGCAGACTATCTCATCTCTGAGCTAAATACTAGAGAAAAGCGTATGGAAAATATAATGGTAAAAATGACTGCTGAAAATTTTGATTCTGGTAAACGAAATGCACGAGTTAAAGCAAAAGCAGCTTAACGCTTATAAAAACACGATAAAAAAGGAACAAGACGAAATCGTCTTAAAATATATGCCAGCACTGCGTGCAATGGCGTTTAGACTTAAAGAGAGGTTGCCATCAAGCATAGATACAAATGACCTAATAAGCATTGGCGTTGAAGAGATGATAAAACTTAGCAGGAAGTATGACAAGGAGCAAAATGACTCTTTTTGGGGTTATGGCAAAAAGAGAATTTATGGCTCTATGCTTGATTATCTAAGGACGCTTGATGTTGTTAGCAGAAGCGATAGAAAGCTAGTTAAGAGCATAAATAGCGAGATAGATAATTATTTCAATGAGTATGAAGAAGAGCCAAGCGATGAGTATTTGGCCGAAAAGCTTAATGAAGATATTGAGAAGATAAGAGAGGCAAGAGGCGTTAGCGGTATTATCACTATTTTGCCAATAGATGAGCAAATGGAGCTAATTGGTCAAAATGATGTCGAGAAAAGCATTGAGAGAGAGGATCTTATTTTAAAAATAGAAGAAGCTTTAAAAGATTTTGACGAAAGAGATCAGATGTTGGTTCAGCTTTATTATTATGAAGAGCTAAATTTAAAAGAGATAAGCCAGATCATGAATATCAGCGAGAGTAGAATTTCACAAATTCATAAACGTTTGCTTGATCGTATCAGACGTAGCTTGGGGGTTTAATGGCTGATATTTTAAGTCAAGAAGAGATAGACGCGCTACTTGAAGTTGTTGATGAAGACGGCGATACGAGTAATATCGAGGTCGAAGAGAGATCGCAAGGCGAACAAAAGCAGATTATTATTTATGATTTTAAGCGTCCAAACCGCGTTAGTAAAGAGCAGCTTCGCGCGATAAAAGGCATCCATGATAAGCTTGCTAGAAATTTGGCTAGTCAAATTTCTAGCGTTATGAGAAGTATTGTCGAGATCAGACTTCACAGTGTTGATCAAATGACTTATGGCGAATTTTTAATGAGCTTGCCAAGTCCAACTAGTTTTAATGTCTTTTCTATAAAGCCACTTGATGGAAACTGCGTTTTGGAGATAAATCCAAGCATTGCTTTTCCGATGATAGATCGTTTGCTTGGCGGAACTGGTGAAAATTTTGAGGCAAATAGAGAACTAACCGACATTGAAGTAAATTTGCTTGATGCGGTGCTTAGAATGATCATGCAGCGTCTTAAAGAGAGCTGGTCGATGATAACTGATATGTACCCAAATGTGGAAGCCAAAGAGAGCAGTCCAAATGTCGTACAGATCGTCTCTCAAAATGAGATCGTCATCATGGTCGTTATGGAGATCATAGTTGGTGGCTCAAGCGGTATGATAAATTTATGCTATCCAGTTATCTACCTTGAACCGATACTCTCACGCCTTGCAAACAGAGATATTATGCTTGGCGAAACGAGTGCAAAAAAAAGTAGAAACAAAGAGCTAAAAACACTTATTGGACGAGCAGAAATTTTATATGAAGCCATACTTGGCAAATCGATTATCAGCGTAAATGAGTTTTTAAATTTAAAAGAAGGCGATATTTTAAGGCTTGATAGAGGAGCTGATGATAAGGCGATCGTTTGTATCGATAAAAAAGAAGTTTTCTTAGCTGAAGTTGGGCTTCATAGATTTAGAAAATCTATAAGGATTGAGCAGTTAATACGCTCTGATAAAGATGAGATCAAAAATATCTTAGAAAAATACGAAGAAGAGCGAAAAGCAAAGCTGATGGCGTATGAAGCTAATGAGCGCAAAATGGAAGAAGAAGAGGACGACGAAGATGATGAATGATTTTTTTAATATATTTTCTAATGAATTAAAAGCTACTATCGAAGGACTTACGGGCAGAGCTCCAGAGGTTGGTGAAAGAAATGAATTTGATGCACCAACGCAAAATGGCATAAAACCGCCGGTAGTGATGGCTAATATCTCTTTAAGTGGCGACATCAATGCTAAAACAGAGATAGTATGCACTCCAGTTTTAATAAGTGCCATTAGCGAATGGATGATGGGCGAAGAGGAAATTTCAAAGAATGAAAATTTAGGCAGTGATGAGCTTGACGCCGCAAAAGAGATATTTTCAAACCTTTTTAGTGCTTTTAGTACATCTTTGGGCGCTCAAAAGGGCATGCCAAAGATAAATTTTGAAGTAATAAATGTAAATTTTTTAGATGAAAATTCTTCGCTTGATTTTAGTGTTTATGAAAAGCTATTTTTATTTAATGTAAAAATCGAAGATCTAAGCGAGCATATCGGTTTTGCTTGCGATCATTCGTTGATGAAATTTTTTGAGCCAACTAAGACTGAAGCACCAGCTGCACCAACAAGCACTCCTCACGTAGCTAAGGGCGATTTTAGCGCTGAAGAGATGAGAAATATTGGTCTTATAATGGATGTTAGGCTGCCTATTCGTGTTCGTATCGGCTCAAAAAGAATGCTTTTAAAAGATGTACTTACCATGGATATTGGCTCAGTTATCGAGCTAAATCAATTAGCA
It includes:
- a CDS encoding RNA polymerase sigma factor FliA encodes the protein MHELKQKQLNAYKNTIKKEQDEIVLKYMPALRAMAFRLKERLPSSIDTNDLISIGVEEMIKLSRKYDKEQNDSFWGYGKKRIYGSMLDYLRTLDVVSRSDRKLVKSINSEIDNYFNEYEEEPSDEYLAEKLNEDIEKIREARGVSGIITILPIDEQMELIGQNDVEKSIEREDLILKIEEALKDFDERDQMLVQLYYYEELNLKEISQIMNISESRISQIHKRLLDRIRRSLGV
- the fliM gene encoding flagellar motor switch protein FliM encodes the protein MADILSQEEIDALLEVVDEDGDTSNIEVEERSQGEQKQIIIYDFKRPNRVSKEQLRAIKGIHDKLARNLASQISSVMRSIVEIRLHSVDQMTYGEFLMSLPSPTSFNVFSIKPLDGNCVLEINPSIAFPMIDRLLGGTGENFEANRELTDIEVNLLDAVLRMIMQRLKESWSMITDMYPNVEAKESSPNVVQIVSQNEIVIMVVMEIIVGGSSGMINLCYPVIYLEPILSRLANRDIMLGETSAKKSRNKELKTLIGRAEILYEAILGKSIISVNEFLNLKEGDILRLDRGADDKAIVCIDKKEVFLAEVGLHRFRKSIRIEQLIRSDKDEIKNILEKYEEERKAKLMAYEANERKMEEEEDDEDDE
- the fliY gene encoding flagellar motor switch protein FliY, with the translated sequence MMNDFFNIFSNELKATIEGLTGRAPEVGERNEFDAPTQNGIKPPVVMANISLSGDINAKTEIVCTPVLISAISEWMMGEEEISKNENLGSDELDAAKEIFSNLFSAFSTSLGAQKGMPKINFEVINVNFLDENSSLDFSVYEKLFLFNVKIEDLSEHIGFACDHSLMKFFEPTKTEAPAAPTSTPHVAKGDFSAEEMRNIGLIMDVRLPIRVRIGSKRMLLKDVLTMDIGSVIELNQLANDPLEILIGDKVIALGEVVIIDGNFGIQITQIGSKRERLQQLK